A genomic window from Alkalihalobacillus sp. AL-G includes:
- the purM gene encoding phosphoribosylformylglycinamidine cyclo-ligase encodes MAQAYKSAGVDVEAGYEAVNRMKKHVKETMRPEVLGGIGAFGGMFDLSKINVKEPVLVSGTDGVGTKLMLAIQMDKHDTIGIDAVAMCVNDIVAQGAEPLYFLDYIACGKLEPEKVEQIVKGIADGCKQAGAALIGGETAEMPGMYDAKDYDLAGFTVGIAEKSKLINPENVQEGDALIGIASSGIHSNGYSLVRKVLFEQADYAFGQTFEQLDKPLGEEVLTPTKIYVKPVLNVLKSYEVSGIAHITGGGFNENIPRMLPEGLSADIDFGSWPIPAIFSIIQTAGDLSMKDMLGTFNMGIGMVLAVKNELVVDVIRSLEDSGEKAYTIGRVKEGEGITFGGGTVE; translated from the coding sequence ATGGCACAAGCATACAAAAGTGCAGGAGTCGATGTTGAGGCGGGGTACGAAGCGGTCAACCGAATGAAAAAGCACGTAAAGGAAACGATGCGTCCAGAGGTACTCGGAGGAATCGGTGCATTCGGCGGGATGTTTGACCTGTCAAAGATCAATGTAAAAGAGCCTGTCCTCGTTTCCGGAACTGATGGCGTCGGGACGAAGCTGATGCTTGCGATCCAGATGGATAAACATGACACGATCGGTATCGACGCGGTTGCTATGTGCGTGAACGACATTGTGGCGCAAGGGGCTGAGCCGCTTTACTTTTTAGATTACATTGCCTGCGGAAAGCTTGAGCCTGAAAAAGTAGAGCAGATCGTCAAAGGGATTGCTGACGGGTGTAAGCAGGCTGGAGCAGCATTGATCGGTGGGGAAACCGCTGAAATGCCAGGGATGTACGACGCGAAGGATTACGATCTCGCTGGTTTTACAGTCGGTATTGCAGAGAAATCCAAGCTGATCAATCCGGAAAACGTCCAAGAAGGCGATGCGTTGATCGGAATCGCATCAAGCGGTATTCACAGCAACGGCTATTCTCTAGTGCGAAAAGTGCTTTTTGAACAGGCGGACTATGCGTTCGGTCAAACGTTTGAACAGCTTGATAAACCGCTCGGTGAAGAGGTGTTAACCCCGACGAAAATCTATGTGAAACCAGTGCTCAATGTTTTAAAATCATACGAGGTTTCTGGAATCGCTCATATTACAGGCGGCGGTTTTAACGAAAATATTCCTCGTATGCTTCCTGAAGGTCTATCGGCTGACATCGACTTCGGGTCCTGGCCGATTCCGGCAATTTTCTCGATCATCCAAACGGCAGGCGACCTTTCGATGAAGGATATGCTTGGGACGTTCAACATGGGGATCGGTATGGTTCTTGCGGTCAAAAATGAACTGGTCGTCGACGTGATTCGTTCTCTTGAGGATAGTGGAGAGAAAGCGTATACTATCGGCCGAGTAAAGGAAGGCGAAGGGATCACATTTGGCGGAGGAACAGTGGAATGA
- the purN gene encoding phosphoribosylglycinamide formyltransferase, whose protein sequence is MTKIAVFASGSGTNFQAILDAIDNGALHANVALLVCDKPGAAVIERAEKKNIPTFAFYPKEFPSKQAFESLILEELKQAEVQLVVLAGYMRLIGETLLSELEGKIINLHPSMLPAFPGKDAIGQALDSGVSETGVTVHFVDRGMDTGPIIEQKTVPIYESDTKEDLEQRIHKVEHELYPQVIQKLIQSKVTHNI, encoded by the coding sequence ATGACGAAGATCGCTGTCTTTGCATCAGGTTCTGGAACGAACTTTCAAGCGATTCTTGACGCAATCGACAACGGTGCCCTACATGCGAATGTGGCTCTCCTTGTTTGCGACAAGCCCGGTGCCGCGGTCATCGAACGTGCTGAGAAGAAGAACATCCCGACCTTTGCGTTTTATCCAAAGGAATTCCCGAGTAAGCAAGCGTTTGAATCACTCATTTTAGAAGAGCTAAAGCAAGCTGAGGTTCAACTGGTGGTTTTAGCTGGATATATGAGATTGATCGGCGAAACGCTGCTTTCAGAGCTAGAAGGAAAAATCATCAACCTCCATCCGTCGATGTTACCTGCTTTTCCGGGTAAGGATGCAATCGGACAAGCTCTCGATTCAGGTGTAAGCGAGACCGGGGTGACTGTCCATTTTGTCGATAGAGGAATGGACACTGGACCGATTATCGAGCAAAAAACCGTTCCAATTTATGAATCGGATACGAAGGAAGACCTTGAGCAACGGATTCACAAGGTTGAACATGAACTTTACCCACAAGTGATTCAGAAACTCATTCAATCCAAAGTAAC